In Mustelus asterias chromosome 30, sMusAst1.hap1.1, whole genome shotgun sequence, a genomic segment contains:
- the LOC144480781 gene encoding uncharacterized protein LOC144480781 gives MEGKSTLSSGDKPYACSVCGRGFSQSSGLSRHKRSHTGEKPWKCGDCGKGFISPCELEKHRRSHTGERPFPCSKCGKSFAIAANLLRHQRVHTEERPFKCSDCGKCYKSSQELMLHQRVHTDERPFRCPHCGTGFRRSSQLTVHRRIHTGERPFACSECGRGFTQSSDLQTHQRIHTGERPFTCSECGKGFTQSSQMLTHQRGHTGEKSFACSVCGKGCSTLSTLQRHQRVHTDKRPFKCSDCGRCFKSSWELMYHQRVHTDERPFRCLQCGTRFKRSSQLADHRRVHTGERPFTCSVCGKGFTQSSNLLTHQRVHTGERPFTCPECGKGFTTSSSLLRHQRVHKQLW, from the coding sequence atggaaggaaaaagcaccctTTCCAGTGGGGACAAACCGTACGCGTGTTCCGTGTGCGGACGAGGCTTCAGCCAGTCGTCCGGCTTGTCGCGACACaagcgcagtcacaccggggagaaaccgtggaaatgtggggattgtgggaaaggattcatttccCCATGTGAGTTGGAAAAACACcggcgcagtcacaccggggagagaccgttccccTGCTCCAAGTGCGGGAAGAGTTTTGCCATCGCGGCCAACCTGCTGaggcaccagcgggttcacactgaggagagacctttcaaATGTTCAGACTGCGGGAAGTGCTACAAAAGCTCCCAGGAACTGATGCTCCATCAGCGCGTTCACACCGACGAGAGGCCGTTCCGGTGCCctcactgcgggactggcttCAGACGATCGTCACAACTCACGGTGCACCggcgaattcacaccggggagaggccgttcgcctGCTCCGAGTGCGGGAGGGGATTCACCCAGTCGTCCGacctgcagacgcaccagcgaattcacaccggggagaggccgttcacctgctctgagtgcgggaagggattcactcagtcatcgcagatgctgacacaccagcggggtcacaccggggagaagtcgttcgcctgctctgtgtgtgggaaaggatgcaGTACTTTgtccaccctgcagagacaccagcgagttcacaccgacaAGAGACCCTTTAAgtgttcagactgcgggaggtgCTTTAAAAGCTCCTGGGAACTGATGTACCACCAACgcgttcacactgacgagagaccatttCGGTGCCTCCAGTGCGGGACTCGGTTCAAGCGATCGTCTCAACTCGCCGaccaccggcgagttcacaccggggagcggccgttcacctgctccgtgtgcgggaagggattcactcagtcatccaacctgctgacgcaccagcgggttcacaccggggagaggccgttcacctgtcctgagtgtgggaagggattcactacctcatccagcctgctgaggcatcagcgagttcacaagcaACTATGGTGA